A DNA window from Microcystis aeruginosa NIES-843 contains the following coding sequences:
- a CDS encoding glycosyltransferase, with product MTKVYFYATSEKEMRLLNRQDPDSFLGIHDHFSGEIATSYIYLKKAGLDCEVINTIPEEGIVFADKKSFDKTLLEIKKYLGRPTRFYKYPGGNAMLIAMKSDFQFYPPAHINIVHNAVDFQKNRNSIWNPYYIISPWPQPGLIPRLKERGCLVENVAYLGDQSQLAEELKSDKWRDALSSLGCKWWPILEPKKWNDYSNIDVVIAARSFDGNPYINKPANKLINCWRTGVPAIMTPESSILAEKKSDLDFLLVNSLDEAISAVSKLKSSPNLYANMVSNAQERAKDFTVEKGCERFMKFFEEFAFPTYNEWIKLTESQKKTLFWRRCSKLRLDNFKDRTINSFIERFF from the coding sequence ATGACCAAAGTTTACTTCTACGCAACAAGTGAAAAGGAGATGCGGTTACTTAATAGACAAGATCCCGACTCTTTCCTCGGTATTCATGATCATTTTTCAGGGGAAATTGCGACGAGTTATATCTATCTTAAAAAGGCGGGTTTAGATTGTGAAGTTATTAACACAATTCCTGAGGAAGGAATTGTGTTCGCAGATAAAAAGAGTTTTGATAAAACCTTGCTAGAGATCAAAAAATATCTTGGCCGACCTACCCGTTTTTACAAATATCCAGGAGGAAATGCTATGTTAATCGCAATGAAATCTGATTTCCAGTTTTATCCACCTGCTCATATAAATATTGTTCATAATGCCGTGGATTTCCAGAAAAACCGTAATTCTATTTGGAATCCTTACTATATTATTTCTCCTTGGCCTCAGCCTGGATTGATCCCTCGATTGAAAGAGCGTGGCTGTCTGGTTGAAAATGTGGCTTATCTTGGTGATCAATCTCAATTAGCAGAAGAACTGAAATCAGATAAATGGCGTGATGCCTTATCTTCTCTAGGATGCAAGTGGTGGCCAATTCTTGAGCCTAAAAAGTGGAACGACTATAGTAATATAGATGTGGTTATTGCTGCTAGAAGTTTCGATGGCAACCCATACATCAACAAACCCGCTAATAAATTAATCAATTGTTGGCGAACTGGTGTTCCAGCAATCATGACTCCAGAGTCCTCAATCTTGGCAGAAAAGAAAAGCGACTTAGACTTTCTTTTGGTTAATTCTCTGGACGAAGCTATCTCAGCAGTTAGTAAGTTAAAGAGTAGTCCCAACCTTTATGCTAACATGGTCAGTAATGCCCAGGAAAGGGCTAAGGATTTTACTGTAGAAAAAGGTTGTGAAAGATTTATGAAATTTTTTGAGGAATTTGCGTTTCCTACCTATAATGAATGGATTAAATTAACGGAAAGTCAGAAAAAAACTCTTTTCTGGAGACGTTGTTCTAAATTGAGATTAGACAATTTTAAGGACAGAACAATTAATAGTTTTATCGAGCGGTTTTTCTAA
- the rfbH gene encoding lipopolysaccharide biosynthesis protein RfbH: protein MTQPIHRPTGTSEQEQDLRSQVFQAVQEYYKHKFQPRAFVAGQTYIPASGKVFDEQELVKLVDSSLDFWLTTGRYAAEFEERFAQWMAVKHCLLVNSGSSANLVALSALTSPKLGEKQLKPGDEVITVAAGFPTTVNPIFQNQLIPVFLDVKLPGYDLDIDQMESALSEKTKAIMIAHTLGNPFNLEAVMAFAEKHDLWVVEDNCDAVGSLYKGQKTGTFGHLATVSFYPAHHMTMGEGGAVLTSDTRLKKIVESFRDWGRDCWCPPGVDNTCNKRFGWQLGDLPFGYDHKYTYSHVGYNLKMTDMQAAVGVAQLDKLPGFIKKRRENFDFLHQKLQELQDVLILPEASPDSEPSWFGFPIFVKENAPFSRNDLVKHLEEKRIGTRLLFGGNLLRQPLYKGLNYRVVGDLSNADKIMSSVFWLGIYPGLTEEMLTYVAATIRKFCHGQ, encoded by the coding sequence ATGACACAACCTATCCATCGTCCGACTGGTACATCTGAGCAAGAACAAGACCTGCGATCGCAAGTCTTTCAAGCCGTACAAGAATACTACAAGCACAAATTTCAACCCCGGGCTTTTGTGGCGGGACAAACCTATATCCCAGCATCGGGTAAGGTATTTGATGAGCAAGAATTAGTCAAATTAGTGGATTCTTCCCTAGATTTCTGGTTAACGACGGGCAGATATGCGGCGGAATTTGAGGAACGTTTTGCCCAGTGGATGGCGGTAAAACATTGTTTATTAGTCAATTCCGGCTCTTCGGCCAATTTAGTGGCTTTAAGTGCCTTAACTTCCCCTAAACTAGGGGAAAAACAACTTAAACCGGGGGATGAAGTCATTACCGTCGCCGCAGGTTTCCCGACTACAGTTAATCCCATCTTTCAAAATCAGCTAATTCCCGTCTTTTTAGACGTTAAATTACCCGGTTATGACCTTGATATTGATCAAATGGAATCGGCCTTGTCAGAGAAGACTAAAGCGATTATGATCGCTCATACCCTGGGAAATCCCTTTAATTTAGAAGCGGTGATGGCTTTTGCCGAAAAACATGACCTCTGGGTAGTTGAGGATAACTGTGACGCGGTGGGAAGTCTCTATAAAGGGCAAAAAACCGGCACCTTTGGGCATTTAGCAACGGTTAGCTTTTATCCTGCCCATCACATGACCATGGGAGAAGGGGGTGCGGTTTTAACCAGTGATACCCGCTTGAAAAAGATTGTCGAGTCATTCCGTGACTGGGGGAGAGATTGTTGGTGTCCTCCGGGGGTAGATAATACCTGTAATAAGCGCTTCGGTTGGCAGTTAGGAGATTTGCCCTTTGGCTATGACCATAAGTACACCTATTCTCATGTGGGTTATAACCTAAAGATGACCGATATGCAAGCCGCCGTCGGGGTAGCGCAACTGGATAAATTGCCCGGATTTATCAAAAAGCGTCGGGAAAATTTCGACTTTTTGCATCAAAAGTTACAGGAGCTTCAAGATGTTTTAATTCTGCCTGAAGCCAGCCCGGATTCTGAACCGAGTTGGTTCGGGTTTCCGATTTTTGTTAAGGAAAATGCTCCTTTTAGCCGCAATGATTTAGTTAAGCATTTGGAGGAAAAGCGCATCGGCACAAGGCTATTATTTGGGGGAAATTTACTGCGCCAGCCTCTTTATAAGGGGTTAAATTATCGAGTTGTTGGGGATTTAAGCAATGCCGATAAAATCATGAGTAGTGTTTTTTGGCTGGGCATTTATCCCGGATTAACCGAGGAGATGTTAACCTATGTAGCGGCGACCATCAGAAAATTTTGTCATGGCCAATAA
- the rfbC gene encoding dTDP-4-dehydrorhamnose 3,5-epimerase, which yields MKITETRIPKCYEIVPTILEDKRGRFVKTLHQDIYKSHQLIINFAEEYYSVSKKNVLRGLHFQVPPQDCTKIVYCLEGSVMDVVVDLRKGSPTYGEFELFNLSSENGKIIYIPSGLAHGFYVTSETAIMCYKVSTVYSPKEDTGILWNSVVIPWPNLHPILSERDQSFLPFSEFRSPLVY from the coding sequence ATGAAAATCACTGAGACAAGGATTCCTAAGTGCTACGAAATTGTCCCCACTATTTTAGAAGACAAGCGTGGTCGTTTTGTTAAAACTCTACATCAGGACATCTATAAAAGTCACCAGTTAATTATTAACTTTGCTGAAGAATATTACTCGGTGTCCAAGAAAAATGTTTTGAGAGGACTACATTTCCAAGTTCCTCCGCAAGATTGCACAAAAATTGTGTATTGTCTCGAAGGGTCGGTAATGGATGTAGTGGTAGATTTGCGTAAAGGCTCGCCAACCTATGGCGAGTTTGAGTTGTTTAATCTGAGTTCTGAAAATGGTAAGATAATCTATATCCCTTCTGGCCTAGCGCATGGTTTTTATGTTACCAGCGAAACGGCAATTATGTGCTATAAAGTATCAACAGTATATTCTCCCAAAGAAGATACAGGAATTCTTTGGAATTCCGTAGTAATACCTTGGCCAAATCTACATCCTATCTTATCTGAACGAGATCAGAGTTTTCTTCCTTTTTCAGAATTTCGGAGTCCGTTGGTTTATTGA
- a CDS encoding NAD-dependent epimerase/dehydratase family protein has protein sequence MKVLITGASGFVGSHVARLLVAEGCEVHVLVRESSNRWRIQDILPSMYLWQSDLVAFENVNTYLQEIKPELCIHLAWYAVPGKYLNSQENLDSIQASINLLSQLAELGCKRFVGIGTCFEYDLSLGYLSESSLTKPITLYAATKVALSTILQQFAQITEMEVAWIRLFYQYGPMEDERRLIPGIISSLLRDEVVKTTKGEQIRDFLHIEDVASAIWAVAKSNVSGVVNVGSGQPVTVGQIALELGNLLGKPDLIHLGALPYRPNDPMFICANNELLRKKTDWTQKYNLTTGLKNTIKWYKDHLNINKIEEI, from the coding sequence ATGAAAGTATTAATTACTGGTGCGAGTGGTTTTGTTGGTTCCCATGTAGCAAGGCTTTTAGTAGCCGAAGGGTGTGAGGTACACGTGCTTGTGCGAGAAAGCAGCAACCGATGGCGAATTCAAGATATTCTGCCATCAATGTATTTATGGCAATCTGACTTAGTAGCATTTGAAAACGTGAATACTTATTTGCAGGAAATCAAACCTGAATTGTGCATTCACTTAGCTTGGTATGCAGTGCCGGGTAAATACCTAAATTCTCAAGAAAACCTTGATTCAATTCAGGCGAGCATCAATCTTCTCTCTCAATTAGCCGAACTGGGTTGTAAGCGGTTTGTGGGTATAGGGACTTGTTTTGAGTATGATTTAAGTCTGGGATATTTATCTGAATCCAGTTTGACAAAACCCATAACCTTATATGCAGCCACCAAGGTCGCACTTTCCACTATTTTGCAGCAATTTGCCCAGATAACCGAAATGGAGGTAGCTTGGATTCGCCTATTTTATCAGTATGGACCAATGGAGGATGAGCGACGATTAATCCCTGGGATTATTTCTTCACTGCTGCGGGATGAAGTGGTGAAAACAACTAAAGGTGAGCAAATTCGAGATTTTCTTCATATTGAGGATGTAGCCTCGGCAATTTGGGCAGTTGCTAAGAGCAACGTTTCAGGTGTAGTTAATGTTGGTTCTGGTCAACCTGTAACCGTTGGACAAATAGCACTTGAACTTGGTAATTTATTAGGTAAACCTGATTTAATTCATCTGGGTGCTTTACCTTACCGTCCCAATGATCCCATGTTTATTTGTGCTAATAATGAGTTGCTGAGAAAAAAGACTGATTGGACACAAAAATATAATTTAACGACGGGATTAAAAAATACAATTAAATGGTATAAAGACCATTTAAACATAAATAAAATTGAGGAAATTTAA
- a CDS encoding glycosyltransferase family 2 protein, with product MIKKLISVVTPCYNEQDNVEFLYTEVKDIFARLGKYEYEHIFIDNDSQDKTVSILEKISQSDSRVKIIINARNFGFVRSTYYGLLQGTGDAVILVFADCQDPPELIVDFLEKWEEGYQVVKGIKSSSQENSLVYSIRRFYYFLVRTLSEEIDLTANFTGFGLYDHKVIEALRLIDDPYPYLKGLISEVGFKSAKIEYDQKVRKRGKSSFNFYRMYDLAMLGITTYSNFPLRLATMIGFALSLVSFLVGLGTLILKLLFWNLFPIGIAAIIIGLFLFSSVQLFFIGILGEYIGLINRRSLKRPLVVERARVNFD from the coding sequence ATGATTAAAAAATTAATTAGTGTTGTTACTCCTTGCTACAATGAACAAGATAATGTTGAGTTTTTATATACTGAGGTCAAAGATATTTTTGCAAGATTAGGAAAATATGAATACGAGCATATTTTTATCGATAATGACTCTCAAGATAAAACAGTCAGTATATTAGAGAAAATCTCTCAAAGCGACTCTAGAGTCAAAATTATCATTAACGCTAGGAATTTTGGCTTTGTTCGTTCTACCTATTACGGACTCTTACAAGGAACTGGAGATGCGGTTATTTTAGTCTTCGCCGATTGTCAAGATCCTCCCGAACTAATCGTCGATTTTTTAGAAAAATGGGAGGAAGGCTATCAAGTTGTTAAAGGAATTAAAAGCTCGAGTCAAGAGAATTCTTTGGTCTATAGTATAAGAAGATTTTATTATTTTTTAGTTAGGACTCTATCAGAAGAGATTGACTTAACTGCTAATTTTACGGGCTTCGGTTTATATGATCACAAAGTGATAGAAGCATTGCGTTTGATCGATGATCCTTATCCCTACTTAAAGGGTCTTATTTCAGAAGTCGGTTTTAAGAGTGCTAAAATCGAGTATGATCAGAAAGTCCGAAAACGAGGTAAGAGTAGTTTCAATTTTTATCGAATGTACGATCTGGCAATGCTGGGTATCACTACCTATTCTAATTTTCCGCTAAGATTGGCGACAATGATCGGGTTTGCTCTATCTCTAGTGAGTTTTCTGGTCGGTCTGGGGACTTTGATTTTGAAGCTTCTGTTTTGGAACCTTTTCCCTATAGGGATAGCGGCAATCATTATCGGATTGTTTCTTTTTTCTTCTGTACAATTATTTTTTATAGGTATTTTAGGAGAATATATTGGTTTGATAAATAGACGAAGCTTAAAAAGACCTCTAGTGGTAGAGAGAGCGCGAGTCAACTTTGATTAA
- a CDS encoding Uma2 family endonuclease: protein MAQETLLIAANPLGIKLPPTQDELPSDDGIPMETQRHGLQMQLLVRPLSQWLKTQGREAFVGGNMFVYFSPNQVRNEDYRGPDVFVVVDVPRKERKSWVVWEEEKAPDVVIELLSESTAKKDKEEKKLIYQNRLRVTEYFWYDPFDPEDLAGHRLEGGVYKSLKPDAQGRFSSEILGLVLVRWQGIYGDEQEPITWLRWATAEGQLLPTIEELAEQEKQRAEQEKQRAERLAAKLRALGVEVDDSV from the coding sequence ATGGCTCAAGAAACCCTCCTAATTGCAGCTAACCCACTGGGGATCAAGCTACCACCGACCCAAGATGAACTACCTTCTGATGATGGTATTCCCATGGAAACCCAGCGACACGGACTGCAAATGCAGTTATTAGTCAGACCTCTCTCCCAGTGGTTAAAAACCCAAGGACGGGAAGCGTTTGTCGGAGGCAATATGTTTGTTTACTTTAGCCCCAATCAAGTGCGTAACGAGGATTATCGCGGGCCTGATGTATTTGTCGTTGTGGACGTGCCTCGAAAAGAACGGAAAAGCTGGGTCGTCTGGGAAGAAGAAAAAGCTCCTGATGTGGTGATTGAGTTGCTCTCTGAGAGTACAGCCAAAAAAGATAAAGAAGAGAAAAAGCTTATCTATCAGAATCGTTTGCGGGTGACAGAATACTTTTGGTATGATCCCTTTGACCCAGAAGATTTAGCGGGACATCGCTTAGAAGGGGGTGTTTATAAATCTTTAAAACCAGATGCTCAAGGCAGGTTCAGCAGCGAAATATTAGGGCTAGTGTTAGTGCGGTGGCAGGGAATTTATGGGGATGAACAAGAGCCGATTACTTGGCTGCGTTGGGCAACAGCAGAGGGGCAATTGCTCCCCACCATAGAGGAGTTGGCCGAGCAGGAAAAGCAACGGGCTGAACAGGAAAAGCAACGGGCTGAACGCTTGGCAGCAAAATTAAGAGCGCTAGGAGTTGAAGTTGATGATAGTGTATGA
- a CDS encoding Uma2 family endonuclease, with protein MTPSAINLFKKSPPITWEKLPDDFILPDEPVDNNLQPLLAAALRESLELAGLILESMLIASNFGLCATVKTQTVVKAPDWVYIPSVKPIASGEIRRSYTPHLEGEIPTIVLEFISETEGGEYSINPHYPYGKWYFYEQILQVPVYGIFQPKTGELDVYCLVAGKYEQQLPDENNRYWIKELNLFIGIWQGTKAEFTTNWLRWWDKSGNLLLWGSELVEQERQRAERLAAKLRALGVEVDDSV; from the coding sequence ATGACACCATCTGCTATTAATTTGTTCAAAAAATCACCGCCAATCACCTGGGAAAAACTGCCAGATGATTTTATTCTACCTGACGAACCTGTGGACAACAACTTGCAACCCCTATTAGCAGCAGCTTTACGGGAATCCCTAGAATTAGCAGGACTAATTCTAGAATCGATGCTAATTGCCTCTAATTTTGGCTTGTGTGCTACCGTTAAAACTCAAACTGTTGTCAAAGCACCTGATTGGGTTTATATTCCCTCAGTAAAACCCATTGCTAGTGGAGAAATTCGGCGCAGTTATACTCCCCATCTTGAAGGAGAAATTCCTACCATCGTCCTAGAGTTTATCTCGGAAACCGAAGGGGGTGAATATTCCATCAACCCTCACTATCCCTATGGAAAATGGTATTTTTATGAGCAAATCTTACAAGTACCTGTCTATGGAATTTTTCAGCCAAAAACTGGAGAATTAGATGTTTATTGTTTAGTTGCAGGAAAGTATGAGCAGCAGTTGCCAGATGAGAATAATCGTTACTGGATAAAAGAACTTAACTTGTTTATCGGTATCTGGCAGGGAACCAAAGCTGAATTTACTACTAATTGGTTGCGCTGGTGGGATAAGTCGGGAAATTTGCTATTATGGGGGAGTGAGTTAGTAGAGCAAGAAAGGCAACGAGCCGAACGCTTGGCAGCAAAATTAAGAGCGCTAGGAGTTGAAGTTGATGATAGTGTATGA
- a CDS encoding Uma2 family endonuclease produces the protein MTPSAIDLPTKSTIITWEKLPDDFILPDEPVDNNLQPLLAAALRESLELAGLILESMLIASNFGLCATVKTQTVVKAPDWVYIPSVKPIASGEIRRSYTPHLQGEIPTIVLEFISETEGGEYSINPHYPYGKWYFYEQILQVPVYGIFQPKTGELEIYCLVAGKYEQQLPDENNRYWIKELNLFIGIWQGTKAEFTTNWLRWWDKSGNLLLWGSELVEQEKQRAEQERQRAEQEKQRAEQERQRTEQERQRAEQAELELEQERISRQRLVQKLKELGVNPENL, from the coding sequence ATGACACCATCTGCTATTGATTTACCGACAAAATCAACGATAATCACCTGGGAAAAACTGCCCGATGATTTTATTCTACCTGACGAACCTGTGGACAACAACTTGCAACCCCTATTAGCAGCAGCTTTACGAGAATCTCTAGAATTAGCAGGACTAATTCTAGAATCGATGCTAATTGCCTCTAATTTTGGCTTGTGTGCTACCGTTAAAACTCAAACTGTTGTCAAAGCACCTGATTGGGTTTATATTCCCTCAGTAAAACCGATTGCTAGTGGAGAAATTCGGCGCAGTTACACTCCCCACCTCCAAGGAGAAATTCCTACCATCGTCCTAGAGTTTATCTCGGAAACCGAAGGGGGTGAGTATTCCATCAATCCTCACTATCCCTATGGAAAATGGTATTTTTACGAGCAAATCTTACAAGTACCTGTCTATGGAATATTTCAGCCAAAAACCGGAGAATTAGAAATTTATTGTTTAGTGGCAGGAAAGTATGAGCAGCAGTTGCCAGATGAGAATAATCGTTACTGGATAAAAGAACTTAACTTGTTTATCGGTATCTGGCAAGGAACCAAAGCTGAATTTACTACTAATTGGTTGCGCTGGTGGGATAAGTCGGGAAATTTGCTATTATGGGGGAGTGAGTTAGTAGAGCAGGAAAAGCAACGAGCCGAGCAAGAGCGTCAACGAGCCGAACAGGAAAAGCAACGAGCCGAGCAAGAGCGGCAACGAACCGAGCAAGAGCGTCAACGAGCCGAACAAGCTGAGTTAGAACTTGAGCAAGAACGAATTTCTCGCCAACGTTTGGTGCAAAAGTTAAAAGAGTTGGGAGTTAATCCTGAAAATCTATAG
- a CDS encoding Uma2 family endonuclease, producing the protein MTAMQLLQSNPLPTITWEKLPDDFILPDEPVDNNLQPLLAAALRESLELAGLILESMLIASNFGLCATVKTQTVVKAPDWVYIPSVKPIPSGKIRRSYTPHLEGEIPTIVLEFISETEGGEYSINPHYPYGKWYFYEQILQVPVYGIFQPKTGELEIYCLVAGKYEQQLPDENNRYWIKELNLFIGIWQGTKAEFTTNWLRWWDKSGNLLLWGSELVEQEKQRAEQERQRAEQEKQRAERLAAKLRALGVEVDDSV; encoded by the coding sequence ATGACAGCCATGCAACTACTTCAGTCAAACCCCTTACCAACTATTACCTGGGAAAAACTGCCAGATGATTTTATTCTACCTGACGAACCTGTGGACAACAACCTGCAACCCCTATTAGCAGCCGCTTTACGAGAATCGTTAGAATTAGCAGGACTAATTCTGGAATCGATGCTAATTGCCTCTAATTTTGGCTTGTGTGCTACCGTTAAAACTCAAACAGTTGTCAAAGCACCTGATTGGGTTTATATTCCCTCGGTAAAACCGATTCCTAGCGGAAAAATTCGGCGCAGTTATACTCCCCATCTTGAAGGAGAAATTCCTACCATCGTCCTAGAGTTTATCTCGGAAACCGAAGGGGGTGAGTATTCCATCAATCCTCACTATCCCTATGGAAAATGGTATTTTTACGAGCAAATCTTACAAGTACCTGTCTATGGAATATTTCAGCCAAAAACCGGAGAATTAGAAATTTATTGTTTAGTGGCAGGAAAGTATGAGCAGCAGTTGCCAGATGAGAATAATCGTTACTGGATAAAAGAACTTAACTTGTTTATCGGTATCTGGCAAGGAACCAAAGCTGAATTTACTACTAATTGGTTGCGCTGGTGGGATAAGTCGGGAAATTTGCTATTATGGGGGAGTGAGTTAGTAGAGCAGGAAAAGCAACGAGCCGAGCAAGAGCGTCAACGAGCCGAACAGGAAAAGCAACGAGCCGAACGCTTGGCAGCAAAATTAAGAGCGCTAGGAGTTGAAGTTGATGATAGTGTATGA
- a CDS encoding Uma2 family endonuclease, which produces MTPSAIDLPTKSTIITWEKLPDDFILPDEPVDNNLQPLLAAALRESLELAGLILESMLIASNFGLCATVKTQTVVKAPDWVYIPSVKPIPGGKIRRSYTPHLEGEIPTIVLEFISETEGGEYSINPHYPYGKWYFYEQILQVPIYGIFQPKTGELEIYRLNQGRYEQQKPNENNRYWIAEINLFLGVWQGKKAEVTAYWLRWWDKSGNLLLWGSELVEQERQRAEQERQRAEQAELELEQEQIARQRLVQKLKELGVNPENL; this is translated from the coding sequence ATGACACCATCTGCTATTGATTTACCAACAAAATCAACGATAATCACCTGGGAAAAACTGCCCGATGATTTTATTCTACCTGACGAACCTGTGGACAATAACCTGCAACCCCTATTAGCAGCCGCTTTACGGGAATCCCTAGAATTAGCAGGACTAATTCTAGAATCGATGCTAATTGCTTCTAATTTTGGCTTATGTGCTACCGTTAAAACTCAAACTGTTGTCAAAGCACCTGATTGGGTTTATATTCCCTCGGTAAAACCGATTCCTGGCGGAAAAATTCGGCGCAGTTATACTCCCCATCTTGAAGGAGAAATTCCTACCATCGTCCTAGAGTTTATCTCGGAAACCGAAGGGGGTGAATATTCCATCAATCCTCACTATCCCTATGGAAAATGGTATTTTTACGAGCAAATCTTACAAGTACCTATCTATGGAATATTTCAGCCAAAAACCGGAGAATTAGAAATTTATCGATTGAATCAAGGAAGATATGAACAACAAAAACCTAATGAAAACAATCGTTATTGGATAGCAGAGATTAACTTATTTTTGGGAGTCTGGCAGGGAAAAAAAGCGGAAGTAACAGCCTATTGGTTACGTTGGTGGGATAAGTCGGGCAATCTGTTATTATGGGGGAGTGAGTTAGTAGAGCAAGAAAGGCAACGAGCCGAGCAGGAGCGTCAACGGGCCGAACAAGCTGAGTTAGAACTTGAGCAAGAACAAATTGCTCGCCAACGTTTGGTGCAAAAGTTAAAAGAGTTGGGAGTTAATCCTGAAAATCTATAG
- a CDS encoding Uma2 family endonuclease, whose translation MTAMQLLQSNPLPTITWEKLPDDFILPDEPVDNNLQPLLAAALRESLELAGLILESMLIASNFGLCATVKTQTVVKAPDWVYIPSVKPIPGGKIRRSYTPHLEGEIPTIVLEFISETEGGEYSINPHYPYGKWYFYEQILQVPIYGIFQPKTGELEIYRLNQGRYEQQKPDENNRYWIAEINLFLGVWQGKKAEVTAYWLRWWDKSGNLLLWGSERVAQTEYQLEQERMLRHKLAEKLREIGVEPETL comes from the coding sequence ATGACAGCCATGCAACTACTTCAGTCAAACCCCTTACCAACTATTACCTGGGAAAAACTGCCAGATGATTTTATTCTACCTGACGAACCTGTGGACAACAACTTGCAACCCCTATTAGCAGCCGCTTTACGAGAATCGTTAGAATTAGCAGGACTAATTCTGGAATCGATGCTAATTGCCTCTAATTTTGGCTTGTGTGCTACCGTTAAAACTCAAACAGTTGTCAAAGCACCTGATTGGGTTTATATTCCCTCGGTAAAACCGATTCCTGGCGGAAAAATTCGGCGCAGTTATACTCCCCATCTTGAAGGAGAAATTCCTACCATCGTCCTAGAGTTTATCTCGGAAACCGAAGGGGGTGAATATTCCATCAATCCTCACTATCCCTATGGAAAATGGTATTTTTACGAGCAAATCTTACAAGTACCTATCTATGGAATATTTCAGCCAAAAACCGGAGAATTAGAAATTTATCGATTGAATCAAGGAAGATATGAACAACAAAAACCTGATGAAAACAATCGTTATTGGATAGCAGAGATTAACTTATTTTTGGGAGTCTGGCAGGGAAAAAAAGCGGAAGTAACAGCCTATTGGTTGCGCTGGTGGGATAAGTCGGGCAATCTGTTATTATGGGGGAGTGAACGAGTCGCACAAACTGAATATCAACTCGAACAGGAGCGAATGTTACGGCACAAATTAGCTGAAAAATTAAGAGAAATAGGCGTTGAACCAGAAACCTTGTAG
- a CDS encoding NAD-dependent epimerase/dehydratase family protein: protein MQPNLTNDLNHILAHTKTLWEELRGQRIFITGGTGFFGCWLLESFIWANDQLDLKASAVVLTRNPDSFRQKAPHLANHPAIQFPSGDVRSFQFPKGEFSYIIHAATDASSLVHQEDRLFVLDTTVQGTRRVLDFAKNCGTKKLLLTSSGAIYGQQPSDISHIPESYQGAPDVSSPNSVYGEGKRLAELLSVLYAQEYNIEVKIARCFAFVGPYLPLDGSFAIGNFIKDSLEGKTIHIKGDGTPYRSYLYASDLMIWLWTILFKGESCRPYNVGSNVEINIKDTALAVAEIAGHPNSITVAQEPVVGQRIARYVPATDRALKELGLKATVDLSTGIKKTLAWYQQRLTQTDNH, encoded by the coding sequence ATGCAACCTAACCTAACAAATGACTTAAATCACATTCTTGCCCATACTAAAACCCTGTGGGAGGAATTGCGGGGACAACGGATATTTATTACCGGAGGTACAGGCTTTTTTGGCTGTTGGTTATTAGAAAGTTTTATTTGGGCTAATGATCAGCTAGACTTAAAAGCATCGGCAGTGGTTTTAACCAGAAATCCTGATAGTTTCAGGCAAAAAGCTCCTCATTTAGCCAATCATCCCGCTATTCAATTCCCTAGCGGTGATGTTAGGTCATTTCAGTTTCCTAAAGGGGAGTTTTCTTATATTATTCATGCGGCAACGGATGCAAGTTCTCTAGTACATCAAGAGGATCGTCTTTTTGTCCTAGATACTACAGTACAAGGGACTCGGCGAGTGCTAGATTTTGCTAAAAATTGTGGCACAAAAAAATTATTACTAACTAGCTCAGGAGCAATTTATGGTCAACAACCCTCAGATATAAGTCATATTCCGGAAAGTTATCAAGGGGCGCCGGATGTGAGTTCTCCTAACTCCGTTTATGGAGAGGGAAAACGACTCGCAGAACTCTTGAGTGTCTTGTATGCTCAGGAGTATAATATAGAGGTAAAAATCGCCAGGTGTTTTGCCTTTGTCGGTCCCTATTTACCTTTAGATGGATCTTTTGCCATTGGCAACTTTATCAAGGACAGTTTAGAGGGAAAAACGATTCATATTAAAGGAGATGGAACCCCCTATCGTTCCTATTTATATGCTTCGGATTTGATGATTTGGTTATGGACTATATTATTTAAGGGTGAGTCTTGTCGTCCTTATAATGTGGGTTCAAATGTGGAAATCAACATCAAAGATACCGCCTTAGCAGTGGCGGAAATTGCTGGACACCCTAATTCTATCACTGTTGCTCAAGAACCAGTTGTAGGTCAACGGATTGCCAGATATGTACCCGCTACTGACAGAGCATTAAAAGAATTAGGACTCAAGGCAACCGTTGATTTATCTACAGGGATTAAAAAAACCCTTGCATGGTATCAACAAAGACTAACACAAACTGATAATCATTGA